One window of the Eucalyptus grandis isolate ANBG69807.140 chromosome 8, ASM1654582v1, whole genome shotgun sequence genome contains the following:
- the LOC104416962 gene encoding LOW QUALITY PROTEIN: putative multidrug resistance protein (The sequence of the model RefSeq protein was modified relative to this genomic sequence to represent the inferred CDS: inserted 2 bases in 2 codons), with protein sequence MGREGGLFRYADGVDKLLVLLGMAGSVGDGLMTPLTMLVLSDVINKYGGAGLNGAFEKATVDEHALRLFYVAIGVGASAFIEGICWTRTAERQTSRIRVEYLKSILRQEVGFFDRQDASSATFRVVSTISSDAHLIQDVIAEKIPNCLVNLSAFVFTFLVALKLSWRLALAALPFSIMFVIPGIGFGKLLMNLGMEIKESYAIAGGIAEQAISSIRTVYSYAAEHQTLVRFSRALQSTLELGIKQGFVKGLMLGSMGMIFAAWAFQAWVGSILVTERGEEGGPVFVAGICIITGGVSFMNMLPNLSSIADAIDAAGRIFKMIDQVPHIDSKEKKGKAIANFRGEIEFRGVDFSYPSRPDSLVLDGFHLRIRAGMTVGLVGGSGSGKSTVISLLERFYDPICGDILLDGYNIKNLQLMWLRSQMGLVNQEPVLFATSIKENIVFGKEGASMEAITKVAKAANAHDFISKLPDGYDTQVPQNSLQLSGGQKQRIAIARALIRDPKILLLDEATSALDAQSERIVQEALDNALVGRTTIIVAHRLSTIRRADLIAVIQSGKVVESGSHDDLINMNKGGGGIYGKMVQLQEVATENEVPPSPFFQTENAYHGTTTTYQSPRTPNQARLSWPKSPTSIYSSVFSISVPPSFQMDSWDDYNGSDSAKHPHPRSSHWQLLKMNAPEWRQAILGCLGXAGFGAIQAVHAYCLGTIVSVYFLGDNAAIKSKTRIFCFIFLGLAVLSLIANVVQHHNFAIVGERLTKRVREQMLEKVLTFEIGWFDRDENTSAAICARLATDAHFVRSLIADRVSLLVLVIVSAMVAFVLGLVISWRVAIVMIAMQPLIIVSFYSRRVLMKXLSERARKVQTEGCQLASEATVNHRTITAFSAQRRILHLFQDTLKGPRRESIRQSWFSGIGLFSCQFLTTAAIALTYWYGGKLMIQGLVTSKHLFQVFFILMSIGHKIADAGSMTSDLAKGCDAVRLVFAILDRESEIEPQNPEGITMRRPMRGHIELKNIRFSYPARPELIIFKGLSLEIEAGKRMALVGQSGSGKSTIIGLIERFYDPLSGHVLIDGEDIKSYKLRELRSHMALVSQEPTLFAGSIHENIVYGNEEATEVDVKKAAALANAHEFINSMKDGYNTYCGARGVQLSGGQKQRIALARAILKNPAILLLDEATSALDSVLENLVQESLEKLMVGRTCVVVAHRLSTIQGSDSIAVIKDGRVVERGSHGDLIATGRRGAYYSLIKAQGNYST encoded by the exons ATGGGACGTGAAGGCGGTCTCTTCCGGTACGCCGATGGTGTCGACAAGTTGTTGGTTTTGCTTGGAATGGCAGGTAGCGTAGGAGATGGGTTGATGACACCGCTGACAATGCTCGTTCTAAGCGACGTCATCAACAAGTATGGAGGTGCTGGTCTTAACGGTGCCTTCGAGAAAGCGACGGTGGATGAG CACGCGCTGAGACTATTCTATGTCGCAATTGGAGTTGGCGCATCTGCTTTTATCG AGGGAATTTGTTGGACAAGGACCGCAGAAAGACAAACTTCTCGCATCCGAGTCGAGTACCTGAAATCAATCCTAAGACAGGAAGTTGGTTTTTTTGACAGGCAAGATGCTTCTTCTGCGACATTTCGAGTAGTGTCGACCATATCTTCCGATGCACATTTGATCCAAGATGTCATAGCCGAGAAA ATCCCAAACTGCCTGGTCAACCTCTCGGCTTTCGTTTTCACGTTTTTGGTCGCCTTGAAACTTTCATGGCGACTAGCCCTTGCCGCTCTTCCATTTTCTATCATGTTCGTGATACCCGGTATCGGATTTGGGAAGCTACTAATGAACCTGGGGATGGAAATCAAAGAGTCCTATGCCATCGCAGGCGGCATCGCTGAACAAGCGATCTCGTCCATCCGGACTGTGTATTCCTATGCCGCGGAGCATCAGACACTAGTTCGGTTCAGCCGCGCACTGCAGAGTACTCTGGAGCTTGGTATAAAGCAAGGCTTTGTGAAGGGCTTGATGTTAGGGAGCATGGGAATGATTTTCGCTGCTTGGGCATTCCAGGCTTGGGTTGGTAGCATTCTTGTCActgagagaggagaagaaggtggCCCCGTTTTCGTCGCTGGAATCTGCATCATCACAGGAGGAGT GTCATTCATGAACATGCTCCCCAATCTCTCTTCTATTGCCGACGCCATAGATGCTGCAGGTCGAATCTTCAAAATGATTGATCAGGTTCCTCATATCGACTCCaaagagaagaagggaaaagctATAGCCAATTTTAGAGGAGAAATAGAATTTAGAGGAGTCGACTTCAGCTACCCATCGAGGCCGGATAGTCTAGTCCTAGACGGGTTTCATCTAAGAATACGAGCTGGCATGACGGTAGGTTTGGTTGGGGGCAGCGGTTCAGGCAAGTCCACTGTGATCTCTTTGTTGGAGCGGTTCTATGATCCGATCTGTGGAGACATTCTGCTTGACGGATACAACATAAAGAATCTGCAGCTCATGTGGTTGAGGTCCCAGATGGGTCTGGTTAATCAAGAGCCTGTTCTCTTTGCTACATCAATCAAGGAAAATATCGTTTTCGGCAAAGAAGGGGCATCAATGGAAGCTATCACAAAGGTGGCTAAGGCTGCAAATGCTCATGATTTCATTTCGAAATTGCCGGATGGATATGATACTCAGGTACCACAGAACTCTT TGCAGTTGTCCGGTGGACAAAAGCAACGGATTGCAATCGCAAGAGCTCTCATCAGAGACCCGAAAATCCTTCTACTTGATGAGGCCACAAGTGCATTGGATGCGCAATCAGAAAGAATAGTACAGGAAGCCCTGGACAATGCCTTGGTCGGAAGGACGACGATCATAGTTGCTCATCGCCTCTCAACAATCCGTAGGGCTGATCTGATAGCAGTCATTCAATCGGGAAAGGTCGTAGAGTCGGGTTCTCATGATGATCTGATCAATATGAATAAAGGTGGAGGGGGCATCTACGGGAAGATGGTGCAGCTACAAGAAGTGGCAACCGAAAACGAAGTGCCTCCTAGTCCATTCTTTCAGACAGAGAATGCATATCATGGTACAACAACGACATACCAAAGTCCCCGAACACCGAACCAGGCAAGGCTGAGCTGGCCAAAAAGCCCCACCTCCATCTATAGCTCGGTGTTTTCCATCAGTGTGCCGCCCTCCTTCCAAATGGATTCATGGGATGATTACAATGGTAGCGACTCAGCAAAACATCCTCATCCTCGGTCTTCTCACTGGCAGTTGCTCAAGATGAATGCGCCGGAGTGGAGACAAGCAATACTAGGATGCTTAG CTGCTGGCTTCGGAGCAATTCAGGCGGTTCATGCTTATTGTTTGGGAACCATCGTCTCCGTTTACTTCTTGGGAGATAATGCCGCCATCAAGTCCAAAACCAGGATCTTTTGCTTCATCTTCCTAGGCCTTGCGGTTCTCAGCCTAATAGCCAACGTTGTTCAGCATCACAACTTTGCTATCGTGGGCGAGCGGTTGACTAAGAGGGTGCGGGAGCAGATGCTAGAGAAAGTCCTCACTTTTGAGATCGGTTGGTTTGATCGAGATGAGAACACGAGCGCAGCCATATGCGCACGGCTAGCAACTGATGCGCACTTTGTACGTTCCCTCATTGCTGACCGCGTGTCCTTATTAGTGCTAGTCATTGTCAGCGCCATGGTGGCCTTTGTGCTCGGATTGGTGATCTCCTGGCGAGTCGCGATTGTGATGATCGCTATGCAGCCTCTTATCATAGTTTCCTTCTACTCGAGGAGGGTGTTGATGA GATTGTCCGAACGAGCTCGGAAAGTGCAGACCGAAGGATGCCAGCTGGCCAGTGAAGCCACCGTGAACCACAGGACTATCACTGCCTTTTCCGCTCAGCGTCGAATCCTCCATCTCTTCCAAGACACGCTCAAAGGTCCAAGAAGAGAAAGCATCAGGCAATCGTGGTTTTCGGGCATTGGCTTGTTCAGTTGCCAATTCCTGACGACTGCCGCCATAGCTTTGACGTATTGGTACGGCGGGAAGCTAATGATCCAAGGGTTGGTCACGTCGAAGCACCTTTTCCAAGTTTTCTTCATATTAATGAGCATCGGCCATAAAATTGCGGATGCAGGAAGCATGACTTCCGATCTGGCCAAAGGCTGTGATGCCGTCAGATTGGTGTTTGCAATCCTAGATCGGGAAAGCGAGATCGAGCCGCAAAACCCTGAAGGAATCACAATGAGAAGGCCGATGAGAGGCCATATAGAATTGAAGAACATACGCTTCTCTTATCCAGCTAGGCCGGAGCTGATAATTTTCAAGGGTCTAAGCCTCGAAATCGAAGCCGGAAAGAGAATGGCGCTAGTTGGGCAGAGCGGGTCGGGCAAATCCACCATCATAGGATTGATCGAAAGATTTTACGACCCTCTGAGCGGACATGTACTAATAGATGGAGAGGACATCAAGAGCTATAAGCTGAGAGAGCTGAGGTCTCACATGGCTCTAGTAAGTCAGGAACCCACTCTTTTCGCAGGAAGTATTCACGAGAACATTGTCTATGGCAACGAGGAAGCCACTGAGGTTGATGTCAAGAAGGCGGCTGCTCTTGCCAATGCTCATGAATTCATAAA TTCAATGAAGGACGGGTACAACACATACTGCGGGGCTAGAGGAGTGCAGCTATCTGGAGGGCAGAAGCAGAGGATCGCGCTTGCTCGAGCGATACTGAAAAACCCAGCGATCCTCCTGTTGGATGAGGCAACAAGCGCCCTCGACAGCGTCTTGGAGAATCTAGTCCAGGAATCATTGGAGAAGTTGATGGTCGGCCGAACATGTGTGGTTGTGGCTCACCGGCTGTCCACAATACAGGGCTCGGATTCGATAGCCGTGATCAAGGATGGGAGGGTCGTGGAACGAGGCTCGCATGGGGATTTAATTGCCACAGGGCGTCGAGGGGCTTATTACTCTCTGATAAAAGCACAGGGCAATTACTCCACATAG